The DNA region GCTGGGAATGGCTTATGGCAAGCGCTACGTATTCATCACGACCGGCAAATACCTGGAGATCAGCGACCTCACCACCACGAATGTGCAGTCCCTGTATTCGATCAAGGATGACAATGCGACCACCACCTTTGTCAATCCGCGCACGGTCCTGCCGAGCCAGACCCTGTATCCCAACCCGGACGGAACCGCCACGCGCCTCTCCACCAGCAATCCGGTCCCGACCGGCGGTGCCGGCTGTTATGCCGATTATCCGGATACCGGCGAACGCGCCAACATCGACAGCCAGTTGATACAGGGCATCGTGATCGCACCCAGCATTGTGCCTTCCAATACGGCCTGTTCTCCGGGCGGGTACGGCTGGCTCAACTACTTCAATTACACGACCTGCGGCGCTACCTCGGTGAAATCGGACTCCACGATCGTGGGTGTCAACATCATCTACGTGCAAGGGCATGCCGTGGTTGAGACGGTCACCTCCACCAACCCGACACCGACGCCGCAACCGCCGCCCGCGTTTCTGCCCTCAGCGCCGGTTTTCTCGAGCAAGCGCACCATCTGGCGAGAACTGATCCCCTGAACGGGAACGGCGAATAAAACAAAAGCGGCCTGTGGCCGCTTTTGTTTTGCCTGATCCTTCGTGGCGATGCAGGCAGAAAGTCCGACTGATACCTGCTGGCGATCGAATCCGGTTAACGCTGGCTATCCGTGCTCAAGGATTTCGGCAACGGAAACACTACGTTCTCCTGAATCCCTGCCACTTCGCGCACGTCGCTTGCCCCGAGTTCCTTCAGGCGTGCTATCACCTCCTGCACCAATACCTCCGGGGCCGAAGCACCGGCGGTGATCCCGACACGTTGTTTGCCCTGCAGCCATTCCGGTTTCAGTTCGCCCGCGTTGTCGACCAGGTAGGCAGGTACATTCAGGTTGCGCGCCACTTCGCGCAGGCGGTTGGAGTTCGAGCTGTTCGGCGAGCCGACCACGATGACCAGATCAGATTGTTTCGCCAACAGCTTCACCGAATCCTGGCGGTTCTGCGTGGCATAACAGATGTCGTCCTTCTTCGGCCCCGTGATGAAGGGGAAGCGTGTCTTGAGCGCAGCGATGATGCTGCTGGCATCGTCCACCGACAGGGTGGTCTGCGTCACATAGGCCAGGTTCTGTTCATCCTTCACCTGCAGAGTCTGCACGTCGGCGGGTGTTTCAACCAGGTACATGCCGCCGTTGCTCTGCCCCATGGTGCCTTCCACTTCCGGGTGTCCCTTGTGGCCGATCATCACGATCTCCTTGCCCTGGCTGCGCATGCGCGATACTTCCAGATGCACCTTGGTCACCAGCGGGCAAGTCGCGTCGAACACGGTCAGGTTGCGCGCTTCCGCCTCGCGGCGCACCGCTTGCGGCACCCCGTGTGCGCTGAAGATCAGGATGCTGCCCGGCGGCACATCGGCCAGGTCTTCGATGAAGATCGCCCCTTTTGCCTTCAAGCCATCCACCACGAATGTGTTATGCACCACTTCGTGACGCACATAGATCGGCGCACCGTGCAGGGCCAACGCCTTTTCCACGATCTCGATGGCGCGATCCACGCCCGCGCAGAAACCGCGCGGATTAGCCAGTAACAGTTCCATTCCATACCTCTCAAAATTCAAATCGACTGCGGATGAAGCAAGGTGTCCATGCGCAGATGCCACCGCTGCCCAGGTTACGTTTTCTTCGTGAAGCTATCCAAGATCAGCAGTCCTGCACCGCAGGTGATCGCGGAATCGGCCAGGTTGAAGGCTGCGAAATGATAGCCCTCCCAGTGGAAATCGAGGAAGTCCACCACATAGCCGTAGGCGATACGGTCGATCAGGTTGCCCAGCGCGCCACCCAGTATGAAGGCCAGCGCGAAACAGAAGAGTGTCTGCGCCGGATGTTTGCGCAGCAGCCAGACGATCCACGCCGATGCGGCAATGGCAATGGCGCTGAACAGCCAGCGCTGCATCCCGCCGGCGTCATTCAGGAAACTGAAGGCAGCGCCGGTGTTGTGGGCCAGCACCAGGTTGAAGAACGGCATCACCGCGAAGCTCTCGCCATAGACAAAATGACTGCCAATGGCCGCCTTGCTCAACTGATCGAGCACGATGACGACCGCGGCAACCAACAGCCAGCGGTTAAGCATAGCGGCGTGCCTCGCCCTCGCCGAACAGGTTGCTTACGCAACGCTTGCACAGCGTCGGATGGCTGGCATCGCTGCCCACATCGGAGCGGTAGTGCCAGCAGCGCTCGCATTTCTGGTGGGCACTCGGTACAACCTTGATCTCCAGCTCTCCCTCTCGCAGATGCACATTGGCGCGCGAAGTGATGAACACCAGCCGCAGATCGTCGCCCAAACGCGTCAGCAATTCGTAAGTTGCTTTCGGCGCATAAACATCAACCTCGGCTTGCAATGCCGAACCGATGGCACCAGCTGCACGTTGCTCTTCGAGCTTCTTGTTCACTTGTTCCCGCAATGCACGAATGTCTTCCCAAGCGCTCACTGTGGCACCATCCAAGCCGGAATTCGGCGACTCGTACCATACTTGTTCAAATACGCTGACATCATCCTTGGCATTCAGCGTCGCCCACACCTCTTCACCGGTGAAGCTCAGGATCGGCGAAATCAACCGTGCCAGCGCATGGGTGATGTGGTACAGCGCATTTTGCGCCGAGCGGCGTGCCTTTGAATTCTCGCCAGCGGTGTAAAGCCTGTCCTTGAGGATATCGAGGTAGAAGCCGCCCAAATCTTCCGAGCAGAAGCCTTGCAGCTTCTGCACCGCCAAGTGAAACTCGTAGCGATCGTAATCACCGCGTACTGCATCCTGCAACTGTTGAATCAGAGCCAGTGCATATCGATCGATCTCCAGCCACTCCCCCACCGGCAGTGCATCGCGCGCCATGTCGAAGTCGGCGATATTCGCCAGCAGGAAGCGCAAGGTGTTGCGGATGCGGCGGTAGCCGTCGGTCACGCGCTTGAGAATCTCTTCCGACAGCGACATCTCGCCCGAATAGTCGGTCGAGGCGATCCACAGGCGCAGGATATCCGCGCCGAGCTTGTTGCAGATGTCCTGCGGCTCGATGCCGTTGCCCTTGGACTTGGACATCTTGTAGCCCTTCTCGTCCACGGTGAAACCGTGCGTGAGCAACTGCCTGTACGGCGCGCGGCCGTCGATGGCGCAGCCGGTGAGCAGCGAGGACTGGAACCAGCCGCGATGCTGGTCCGAACCTTCCAGGTACAGGTCGGCGGGATAGGCCAGGTCGGCACGGTTGCGCAATACGGCGAAATGCGTCGAGCCGGAATCGAACCACACGTCCAGCGTGTCGGAAAGCTTGCGGTAATGCACCGCATCCTCGCCCAGCAGGTCGGCGCTGTTCAGCGAGAACCACGCCTCGATGCCGGACTGTTCGACCAGTCTGGCGACCCGCTCCAGCAACTCCGGTGTGCGCGGGTGCAACGCCATGGTCTCCCTGTGCACGAAGAAGGGCATCGGCACGCCCCAGTTGCGCTGGCGCGACACGCACCAGTCCGGGCGGTTCCTGATCATCGCCTCCAGGCGGGCACGCCCCCATGCCGGGAAGAACTCGGTCTGCTCGACGGCCTGGTTTGCCAGTTCGCGCAGCGGCTTGCCTTCTCCCTGCTCCATGCCGATGAACCACTGCGGCGTGGCGCGGAAGATGATCGGCGTCTTGTGGCGCCAGCAGTGCGGATAGCTGTGCTTGAGTTTTTCCTGGTGCAGCAAGTGCCCGCTCGCCTCGATCGCCTGCAGCACGATGTCGTTGGCCTTCCACACGAACACCCCGGCCAGCGGTGTGCCTCCGACTGCCGGCGTGGTGGAGATGAATTTGCCGTCGTCGCCCACTGGATTGTCACTCGGCAGACTGTACTTCTGTCCCACCACATAGTCGTCGACGCCGTGCGCCGGCGCGGTATGCACCAGTCCGGTACCCGCGTCCAGCGTGACGTGTTCGCCGCAGATCACCGGCACGATGCGCTCATAGAACGGGTGTTGCAGCGGCAGGCCTTCCAGCGCCCTGCCGTAGCAGGTGGCGGCGATCCCGTCGCCGCGGTCGTTGCTGCCCGCCAGCTGGTAACGCTTCAGGCAATCGGCGGCAAGGTCGTATGCCAGGATCAGGTAGCCCTTCTCGGTGCGGATCAGGTCGTACTGCAATTCGGGATGCACGCTCACCGCCTGGTTGGCGGGCAGCGTCCACGGCGTGGTGGTCCAGATGACCGCATACACCTTGGCGCTGCCGGGCAGCGATACGCCGAACGCCCGCTCCACCGCATGCTTGTCTTTCACTTCAAAGCCGACGTCGATGGCGGACGACACCTTGTCCTCGTATTCCACTTCGGCCTCGGCCAGTGCGGAGCCGCAATCCAGGCACCAGTTAACCGGCTTGCGTCCTTGGTACAGGTAACCGCGTTCGAGGATCTTGCCGAGTGCCCGGATAATGTCGGCCTCGGTCCTGAAGTCCATGGTCAGATAGGGATTGTCCCAATCGCCCAGCACGCCGAGGCGGATGAAATCCTTCTTCTGCCTGGCGACCTGTTCTGCCGCATAAGCGCGGCACAGCTCGCGGAACTGCGCAGGCGGGATGTTCTTGCCGTGTTTCTTCTCCACATGCAGTTCGATAGGCAAGCCGTGGCAATCCCAGCCCGGCACGTAAGGCGCATCGAAACCGGCCAGCGTCTTCGACTTGACGATGATGTCCTTGAGGATCTTGTTCACCGCATGGCCGAGGTGGATGTCGCCGTTGGCATAGGGCGGACCGTCGTGCAGGATGAACTTGGGACGCCCGGCAGCCGCCTTGCGGATGCGCTGGTAGCGCTGTTGCGCCTGCCATTGCGCCAGCATCAGCGGCTCGCGTTTGGCCAGGTCGCCGCGCATGGGGAATGTCGTGTCGGGGAGATTCAGCGGGTATTTCTTCTTGTCTTCACTCATGTTCGATAAACCATTTCTTTGCCTTCTCAACATCCAGCGCAATCTGCCGGGTCAACGCTTCCAGATTCGGGTACTTCTCTTCGTCGCGCAGCTTCTGCAGGAATTCCACGCGCAGGTGCTTGCCGTAGACCTGTTGCGAGAACTCGAACAGATGCACTTCCAGCACATGCCTGGCATCCTGTTTCAGCGTCGGACGCACGCCCAGGCTGGCCACTCCCTGCAGCACGCCCAGTCCCTCGGCATGCGCCAGCACCACATAGATGCCCTTGAGCGGCGGCAGATTATGCTTCAGCTGCACATTCGCGGTCGGGAAACCCAGCTTGCGTCCCATGCCGTCGCCGTGCACCACGCGCCCGCTGATGCTGTAGGGACGGCCCAGGTATTCGCGCGCCATGCGGATCTGCCCTCCCGCCAGCGCCGTGCGGATCGCGGTGCTGGAGATGCGCACGCCGTCGTGCACCACGCTGTGCACCGCCCGCACCTCGAAGCCGCGCTGCACACCGATTTTCTCCATCAATGCGAAATCGCCGGCTCGTCCGCTGCCGAAGCGGAAATCGTCGCCGATCAGCACAAACCTGGCGTGCAGATTCTCATGCATCGCGTGGATGAAATCGGCTGCCGTCCTGCGTGCGAACTGGGCATCGAAACGGCACACATGCACACGGTCGATGCTCATGGTGCGGAACAACTCCAGCTTCTCGCGCAAACTGGTCAAGCGCGCCGGCGCCTGCTGCGGAGTGAAGAACTCGCGCGGATGCGGCTCGAAGATCACCACGGCCGTCTGCAGCCCGCGCTGCTGTGCGGCGGCGCGCAGCTCATTCAGCATCGCCTGGTGGCCGAGATGCACGCCATCGAAGTTGCCGATGGTCACGGCCACAGCCTGGGTGTCGGTCGAATGGAGTCCGCGTAGAATCTGCATAGGGCGCGGATTATACCGTGAGATACCCTTCGGATGCCCGCCGGAGATGCGGAAATCCACCCGTCTGTCGCCGGGATTTCAGCCGCCGCGACAAGGGCATATTCATCGAGATGAAACACAGGGCGGGCTGAACGCCCGCCGTGCAAAAACAGCGTTAAAAGATCAGGCCGTCCCGCCCACCGTCAGGCCGTCGATGCGCACCGTCGGCTGCCCCACGCCGACCGGCACGCTCTGGCCTTCCTTGCCGCAGGTGCCGACACCGGGATCGAGCGCCAGGTCGTTGCCTATCATGCTGACGCGCGTCAGCGCCTCGGGACCGTTGCCGATCAGCGTCGCGCCCTTGACCGGGTAGGCGATCTTGCCGTCCTCGATCATGTAGGCCTCGGTGGTGGAGAACACGAACTTGCCGCTGGTGATGTCCACCTGGCCGCCGCCGAAGTTGGCTGCATACAGGCCGTGCTTGACCGAAGCGATGATCTCTTCCGGCGTCTTGTCGCCGTTCAGCATCATGGTATTGGTCATGCGCGGGATCGGCAGGTGGGCGAACGATTCGCGCCGCGCGTTGCCGGTCACCGGCACGCCCATCAGGCGGGCATTCATGGTGTCCTGCAGGTAGCCGCGCAGGATGCCGTCTTCGATCAGCACGGTGCGCTGCGTCAGGTTGCCTTCGTCGTCCACGTTAAGCGACCCGCGCCGGTCGGCGATGGTGCCGTCGTCGACCACGGTCACCCCCTTGGCGGCAACGCGCTGCCCGATGCGCCCCGAGAAGGCGGAACTGCCCTTGCGGTTGAAGTCGCCCTCCAGCCCATGTCCCACCGCTTCGTGCAGCAGGATGCCGGGCCAGCCGCTGCCCAGCACCACGGTCATGTTGCCGGCCGGCGCGGGGCGCGCACCAAGGTTGACGACAGCCTGGTGCACTGCCTCCTTCGCATAGCGCTGCAGCATCTCGTCGCCGAAATAGTCATAACCGAAACGGCCGCCGCCGCCGGCCGAGCCCTGTTCGCGACGGCCGTTGCTTTCGACGATCACTTGCAGCGACAGGCGCACCAGCGGGCGGATGTCCGCACTCATCAAGCCATCGTTGCGCGCCACCAGGATCACTTCGTATTCGCCGGCCAGATTGGCCATCACCTGCGTCACGCGCGGATCGAGCGCACGCGCCATGCGCTCCAGTTTCTCCAGCAGCGCGACCTTGTCGTCGGCTTTCAGGGTGGCGATGGGATCGTGCGGCAGGTAAAGTTCGCGAGTCTTGCCGACATGCATATGGGCCGCGCTCTGGTTGCCGCCCTGGCGGGCGATGGCGCGTGTCGCCAGCGCAGCATCTTCCAGCGCCTGCAGCGTGATGTCGTCGGAATAGGCAAAGGCGGTCTTTTCCCCGCTCACCGCACGCACCCCGACCCCCTGGTCAATGCTGAAACTGCCCGACTTGACGATGCCCTCCTCCAGCGACCAGCTCTCCGCACGGCCGTACTGGAAATAGAGATCGGCATAATCCACCCGATGCGCCAGCATCTTGCCGAACACCTGCTCCAGATGGCGCGCCTCCAGGCCGTGCGCCGCAAGCAGCGCCTGCTGCGCGATACCCATGGCAGATTTTCCGCTCATACCTTCTCGCAGCATGAGCAGGTGATCGTGCGGTGCGACAGCGCCGGCAGGCTGTTGCGCAGGCTGGCCTGATAGCTCGGATTCACATCGGCGATGACCACGCCGGAACCGCGCTGCAATTCGTCCACGATGCGGCCCCACGGATCGACGATCATGCTATGGCCATGCGTCTCGCGTCCGCTGACATGGTAGCCGCCTTGGGCTGCGGCGATGACGTAGGACAGGTTCTCGATGGCGCGGGCACGCACCAGCGGCTCCCAGTGCACCTTGCCGGTGGTCGCGGTGAAAGCGGAAGGCAGCACGATGATGTCCACGTTCTTCATGGCACGAAACAGCTCGGGGAAGCGCAGGTCGTAGCAGATCGCCAGGCCGATGCGTCCGAACGGGCTGTCGACCACCACGATCTTGTCTCCCGGCTCGATGGTCTGGGCCTCGTTGTAGCTTTCGTTGCCCAGCGTCAGGTTGAACAGGTGGATCTTGTCGTAGCGCGCCACTTGCACACCGGTTTCATCGAACACCAGCAGGCTGTTGCGCACCTTCTCGGGAGAACTCGCCGCCAATGGGATCGAGCCGCCCACCAGCCAGATCTTGTGCTTGCGCGCCATTTCGCTGAGAAAAGCCTGGATCGGCCCCTGGCCGGGCTGCTCGCACACCCGCACCTTGTCCTGTTCGTTCATGCCCATGATGGCGAAGAACTCGGGCAATACCACCAGCTTGGCGCCCTGTTCGGCTGCCTTGGCGATCAGGCGTCGCGCCTCGCTCAGGTTGCCCTCGACCTTGGGGCCGGAGGCCATCTGGATGGCAGCGACCTTGAATGCGTTGAGTTGCGCGGCGATACGGGATTGGGTGCTATCTAAGGATGACATATTCGGCGGCTTTCAAGTTTTCTGGATACGGGTTATTCGGACACAGCAAAGTTTCAGGCAACTAATCTCCGGAGCCCGTTCCGCCCACAGCGGGCACCCCGCTCTGGGCGGGCGCTCCCCCTGACGCGGCGCGGGACTGCCCCACCTTCTCCACCTTCGGATCGGCCCAGCTGCCGCTGACATTGTAGTCAAACGACACCAGCTTATCGAGCGGATCGCGCAATAACTTGTTTGCCAGCAACACGCCCACCCCGACCACGGGACCGGCGGCAAACGAAAGCAGCGATACGTTATCCCCCAGGGCCGGGAAGATGCGGACATTCAGCTCCTGCGTTTCGTTGATCATGTCGACCTTCCCAGACATGGTGACCTTGGCAGCCGCGCCGTTCAGCTTCATGTCTTCGGTCAGCAGCAAGCCATTCACGATCTGCGCATTGCCGGTGATGCTGTCGAATTCGAATCCGCTACTGAATACATCGGTAAAGTCCAGCGAGATGCGCTTGGGAATCGACTGCAAGCTGAGCACCCCGAGCAATTTGGCTGCACCGGGATCAACCTTGAGGAAGCGGCCCTTGCCGACGTTCAGATGCACCGCTCCGTTCAGCTTCGCGTAACTGAAGCTGTCCGGCCCTCCCGCCCAGTACAGGTCGCTCTGCAAGGAACCGTTGCCATCCTTGAGGCTGCCGGGGTAACCGGAACGCGACAATATCTTGCCGGCGTCGCTGATATCCACCCGCACGCTGACCCGCGTCTGCTCCGGTGCCGCCTGCCACTTGCCGCTCATGTTCAACACACCGTCCGAATTGGTGAGCTGCAACCGGTCCAGGAGCACGCTGCCGGCAGATTCGCTCAACTCCAGTTCCAGCTTGCCCAGATGCCGCCCCTTGTAGAAGAGCTTCTCCACCGCCACGTCCACCGCCGGGAAGGCGGTATTGTCGGGCGCCCCGCCATGTGCCACCGCAGGCTGCACAGGTTTGGGCGTATCTGCCGTCCCTTCGCCCAGCATCGCGCTCTTGAAACGCCCCAGCAATTTGCCGTTGCCCTGCGGCTGCCAGATCACATCGCCATTAAGTTCCCTGGAAGCCAGCCGCAGGCTGAGCAGGCCATTGCGCGCGCTGCCGTTGATATCCAGCTTATTCACCGCATTGCCGTACCCGGTCAATTTCCCCACGGTCACATCGATGCCGGCAATATTCGGGAGCCCCGATCCTCCCCCCGCAGCCAACCCCAATCCGCTCCACCCCTCGAGCGAGACCAGCGGCACCTCGCCAACGATCCATACGCCTTCTTTCCCGCCCGGATTGGCACTCCCGCCGAGCGCGATGCGCCCGCGGCGGATATCCCAGACGCCGTCCGAATTTCGCTGGCGCGACAGCTTTGCATCGAGCAGCGCGCCATAGCGCAGCCCTAGCGTTTCCCTGCCCTGGTCGATGCCTTTCAGCTCGAAATGCAACGGGATGCGCTCGCCGGCCCGTTTGGCGAACGGGACCGGCAAATCCGACACGATGCCTTGCAGATCCGAATCCACCGACACATTGAGCAGGCTGTTCCGTACGCGGATCTCGGTATTCCAGTCGGCATTGCCGCGCACACGACGCAGCAACGGGCGCGGCGAAAGCGTGTTCAGGGCATCCAGATCCAGCGTACCGTGCGCCCTGGTTACCACTCCGCCATCCTGGCTCAGCACTTCCAGGTGCGCGGCTCCGCCGAGTATCTGCGCGCCAATGTCGCCTGCATTCACCGACGATTCGGTGAACAGCAACACCCCGTTCACCTTGCGCAACAGCGGGATATTCGCGCCGAAATCGATTTCGTTGTTCACAAAACGGTAATCGCCGCGCACTTTGACCGGCGCCGCGTCGCTGAGCGGTATATCGAGCTGCAGGCCCAGCTTGCCGTCGCCATTCGCCTTGACCTCCCCGACAAAACCGCCCAGGTAACCGTTGACCGGACTCTTGACGATATAGTCGAGACAACGCTGCGTGGCATCCGCCGCTTCTCCCCGCACCTGCAGCAACACGTTGCTGGACAGCAGGTCGGGAATGACGACTTTCACGTTCTGCAGATGCGCCCCCGCCGTAGTCGCAGTCGCGGCATTAGCCTCCAGCCTGTTGCCCTCGATCAGCAGGCTGGTCTGCGCATCCTCAATGCGCGGCCAGTCTTTGAGGAACTGCAGCGCCACCCCCTTGGCTCGCGCTTCCAGCCGGAACAGACCGCGCTCATTGCCGACAAACGGGAAGTCGCGCAGATCGCCGCGCAAGCGCACCCTGAAGCGGTCAGCCTGCCCGTCCTGCAAGGCTGACTGGAGCCAGTCATGCGTCGCCTTGCCCACTGCCGGGATCGGCGTGTAATGTCCGGTGCGCCCCACTGCGATACGCGTCATGTTGGCCGTGGCATCGATCGAACCCGGGCCGTCCTGTTCCGTCTGGTAGCTGCCGTAAATGGTTCCGGCCAGATCGGCATTGGCTATCTCGACATTGCTCAGCTTGATCTCCACCCCGCGCGAGTTGCGCTGCCAGCCCAGGCGCGCCGCCAGCGTATCGAACTCGACCGGCTCGGCGAACAATTGCGGCGCGTCCAGCTTGACCTTGCGGCTATCGAGCGCAAACGTACCGCCGCTATCCGCGCCGTCGACCTTTCCGCTCAGTCCGGAAAAACCGGGCAGCGTACCGACACGATGCATGGATAAGCCATCGAAGTTCGCCTTCACCTCATAATGGGAGATCTCGCCGGCATTGCTTTGCCACAGCGCCTGCAGGTTGGTGATACGGCCTTGCGGCGCGGTATCGGCGATCTGCTTTTTCAGCTCATCGCGCAATGGCAGGTAGGATGACAGCACACCGATATCGGCCAGCTCGAGCAGGTTCGCCCTGATCTCGCCGGAGGCCAGTTTCGCCTCCGCCCCGCCAGCCAGGCGCAAATAGAAATCGGTCGGTTTCAATCTGAAGCCGTCGCGCATCTGCAACGACAGGCGTTGCGTGGTCACTTCGAAACCGTGTTCCAGCTGATGCCAGCCGACACGCCCGCGCAGCTCGCGCAGGTCAAGCTGCGGCAATTCCTCCGACAGCCGTGCTTGCACGCCCGCCAGGGCGACATCCGCATCGACGCTGTTCAGCTGCCCCTGTTCGAATCCCAGCCACAAGCGCAATGCACCCTTGCCGCGCCTGAACGCGGTCGGCAACGTAACCCAGGTTTTCCATGCCTGCACATCGGCGTAATCGAGCTGGCTAAAGAGCTGCCCGTGCCAGTCGCCCATGTCGGCAAAACTGTCGCCGTAGAAGTTGCCGCGTACATCCAGCCGCGAAGCCAGCCTGGCCGGCGCCGAAGCCAGCAATGCGAAACGGTGGCGGCCGAACCGGTTTTCGATGCCGAGGTCGACCTGTTCCAGCACCAGTGGCGGCGCCGCCCGCAACTCGTCCTGCCAGGTGATGCGGCCATGGCGGATGACGATCTGGGACTGGTGCAGCAGCCAGTCCGCATTGCCCTCTCCGCTTTCGTCCCCACCTTGCAGCACGATCCCGGCCACATACCAGTGGCCTTGCGCATCGCGGCGCACCGACAGGTCCGGGCTGTCGATCTCCAGCCGCTTGAACCGCAGTTCTGCGGTGAACAGGCTGGTCCATGCCACCGTA from Sideroxyarcus emersonii includes:
- the ispH gene encoding 4-hydroxy-3-methylbut-2-enyl diphosphate reductase; its protein translation is MELLLANPRGFCAGVDRAIEIVEKALALHGAPIYVRHEVVHNTFVVDGLKAKGAIFIEDLADVPPGSILIFSAHGVPQAVRREAEARNLTVFDATCPLVTKVHLEVSRMRSQGKEIVMIGHKGHPEVEGTMGQSNGGMYLVETPADVQTLQVKDEQNLAYVTQTTLSVDDASSIIAALKTRFPFITGPKKDDICYATQNRQDSVKLLAKQSDLVIVVGSPNSSNSNRLREVARNLNVPAYLVDNAGELKPEWLQGKQRVGITAGASAPEVLVQEVIARLKELGASDVREVAGIQENVVFPLPKSLSTDSQR
- the lspA gene encoding signal peptidase II gives rise to the protein MLNRWLLVAAVVIVLDQLSKAAIGSHFVYGESFAVMPFFNLVLAHNTGAAFSFLNDAGGMQRWLFSAIAIAASAWIVWLLRKHPAQTLFCFALAFILGGALGNLIDRIAYGYVVDFLDFHWEGYHFAAFNLADSAITCGAGLLILDSFTKKT
- the ileS gene encoding isoleucine--tRNA ligase yields the protein MSEDKKKYPLNLPDTTFPMRGDLAKREPLMLAQWQAQQRYQRIRKAAAGRPKFILHDGPPYANGDIHLGHAVNKILKDIIVKSKTLAGFDAPYVPGWDCHGLPIELHVEKKHGKNIPPAQFRELCRAYAAEQVARQKKDFIRLGVLGDWDNPYLTMDFRTEADIIRALGKILERGYLYQGRKPVNWCLDCGSALAEAEVEYEDKVSSAIDVGFEVKDKHAVERAFGVSLPGSAKVYAVIWTTTPWTLPANQAVSVHPELQYDLIRTEKGYLILAYDLAADCLKRYQLAGSNDRGDGIAATCYGRALEGLPLQHPFYERIVPVICGEHVTLDAGTGLVHTAPAHGVDDYVVGQKYSLPSDNPVGDDGKFISTTPAVGGTPLAGVFVWKANDIVLQAIEASGHLLHQEKLKHSYPHCWRHKTPIIFRATPQWFIGMEQGEGKPLRELANQAVEQTEFFPAWGRARLEAMIRNRPDWCVSRQRNWGVPMPFFVHRETMALHPRTPELLERVARLVEQSGIEAWFSLNSADLLGEDAVHYRKLSDTLDVWFDSGSTHFAVLRNRADLAYPADLYLEGSDQHRGWFQSSLLTGCAIDGRAPYRQLLTHGFTVDEKGYKMSKSKGNGIEPQDICNKLGADILRLWIASTDYSGEMSLSEEILKRVTDGYRRIRNTLRFLLANIADFDMARDALPVGEWLEIDRYALALIQQLQDAVRGDYDRYEFHLAVQKLQGFCSEDLGGFYLDILKDRLYTAGENSKARRSAQNALYHITHALARLISPILSFTGEEVWATLNAKDDVSVFEQVWYESPNSGLDGATVSAWEDIRALREQVNKKLEEQRAAGAIGSALQAEVDVYAPKATYELLTRLGDDLRLVFITSRANVHLREGELEIKVVPSAHQKCERCWHYRSDVGSDASHPTLCKRCVSNLFGEGEARRYA
- a CDS encoding bifunctional riboflavin kinase/FAD synthetase — encoded protein: MQILRGLHSTDTQAVAVTIGNFDGVHLGHQAMLNELRAAAQQRGLQTAVVIFEPHPREFFTPQQAPARLTSLREKLELFRTMSIDRVHVCRFDAQFARRTAADFIHAMHENLHARFVLIGDDFRFGSGRAGDFALMEKIGVQRGFEVRAVHSVVHDGVRISSTAIRTALAGGQIRMAREYLGRPYSISGRVVHGDGMGRKLGFPTANVQLKHNLPPLKGIYVVLAHAEGLGVLQGVASLGVRPTLKQDARHVLEVHLFEFSQQVYGKHLRVEFLQKLRDEEKYPNLEALTRQIALDVEKAKKWFIEHE
- the tldD gene encoding metalloprotease TldD; this translates as MSGKSAMGIAQQALLAAHGLEARHLEQVFGKMLAHRVDYADLYFQYGRAESWSLEEGIVKSGSFSIDQGVGVRAVSGEKTAFAYSDDITLQALEDAALATRAIARQGGNQSAAHMHVGKTRELYLPHDPIATLKADDKVALLEKLERMARALDPRVTQVMANLAGEYEVILVARNDGLMSADIRPLVRLSLQVIVESNGRREQGSAGGGGRFGYDYFGDEMLQRYAKEAVHQAVVNLGARPAPAGNMTVVLGSGWPGILLHEAVGHGLEGDFNRKGSSAFSGRIGQRVAAKGVTVVDDGTIADRRGSLNVDDEGNLTQRTVLIEDGILRGYLQDTMNARLMGVPVTGNARRESFAHLPIPRMTNTMMLNGDKTPEEIIASVKHGLYAANFGGGQVDITSGKFVFSTTEAYMIEDGKIAYPVKGATLIGNGPEALTRVSMIGNDLALDPGVGTCGKEGQSVPVGVGQPTVRIDGLTVGGTA
- a CDS encoding carbon-nitrogen hydrolase family protein; the protein is MSSLDSTQSRIAAQLNAFKVAAIQMASGPKVEGNLSEARRLIAKAAEQGAKLVVLPEFFAIMGMNEQDKVRVCEQPGQGPIQAFLSEMARKHKIWLVGGSIPLAASSPEKVRNSLLVFDETGVQVARYDKIHLFNLTLGNESYNEAQTIEPGDKIVVVDSPFGRIGLAICYDLRFPELFRAMKNVDIIVLPSAFTATTGKVHWEPLVRARAIENLSYVIAAAQGGYHVSGRETHGHSMIVDPWGRIVDELQRGSGVVIADVNPSYQASLRNSLPALSHRTITCSCCEKV